In one Paraburkholderia azotifigens genomic region, the following are encoded:
- a CDS encoding carbohydrate ABC transporter permease has product MNAKMKRTVWCWLALSPLIVVVLFPFAVMLFTALKPAQEVFIYPARWLPVHWQWQNFADMWTAANFGVALRNSTVISLLSTALALAVSLPAAYALARFPFRGRGLYRQFLLVTQMLSPILLVVGLFRLAAMIPYGDGNLVDSKIGVIVSYAAFNIAFAVWMLSSYFATVPRDLEESAWLEGCSRTRAVFKVFLPLAVPAIVVTAIFTFINAWNEFAVVYTLIRSPENKTLTVQVTDMVAGKYVVEWHLVMAATLCATLPVSIVFAWLQRYLVKGLALGAVK; this is encoded by the coding sequence ATGAACGCGAAAATGAAACGCACCGTGTGGTGCTGGCTCGCGCTGTCGCCGCTCATCGTGGTCGTGCTGTTTCCGTTCGCCGTGATGCTGTTCACGGCCTTGAAGCCCGCGCAGGAAGTGTTCATCTATCCCGCGCGCTGGCTGCCCGTGCATTGGCAATGGCAGAATTTCGCCGACATGTGGACGGCCGCGAACTTCGGCGTCGCATTGCGCAACAGCACGGTGATCAGCCTGCTTTCGACGGCGCTCGCGCTCGCCGTCAGCCTGCCCGCCGCGTACGCGCTCGCGCGCTTTCCGTTTCGCGGACGCGGGCTGTACCGCCAGTTTCTGCTCGTCACGCAGATGCTCTCGCCGATTCTGCTGGTGGTCGGCCTGTTCCGCCTCGCCGCGATGATTCCGTATGGCGACGGCAATCTCGTCGATTCGAAGATCGGCGTGATCGTGTCGTACGCGGCGTTCAATATCGCGTTTGCCGTGTGGATGCTGTCGTCGTATTTCGCCACCGTGCCGCGCGATCTGGAAGAGTCGGCGTGGCTCGAAGGATGCAGCCGCACGCGCGCGGTGTTCAAGGTGTTCCTGCCGCTCGCCGTGCCCGCCATCGTCGTGACGGCGATCTTCACGTTCATCAACGCGTGGAATGAGTTCGCCGTCGTCTATACGCTGATCCGCTCGCCCGAAAACAAGACGCTCACCGTGCAGGTCACCGATATGGTCGCGGGCAAGTACGTCGTCGAATGGCATCTGGTGATGGCCGCGACGCTGTGCGCGACACTGCCCGTGTCCATCGTGTTCGCGTGGCTGCAGCGTTATCTGGTGAAAGGCCTCGCGCTCGGCGCGGTCAAATAA
- a CDS encoding carboxymuconolactone decarboxylase family protein, translating into MEQRLDFYKANPHAIKALLALEERINKSDLERSLTDLVRLRASQINGCAFCVDMHTADARKGGETDRRLATVVVWRETPFFTARERAALEWTEAVTLISQDHVPDAVWEAVKPHFSEAELVDLTLLVSAINAWNRFAISFRKTPA; encoded by the coding sequence ATGGAACAACGTCTCGACTTCTACAAAGCGAACCCGCATGCGATCAAGGCGCTGCTCGCGCTCGAAGAACGCATCAACAAGAGCGACCTCGAAAGATCGCTGACGGATCTGGTGCGCCTGCGCGCATCGCAGATCAACGGTTGCGCGTTCTGCGTCGACATGCACACCGCCGATGCGCGCAAGGGCGGAGAAACCGACCGCCGTCTGGCGACGGTCGTCGTATGGCGCGAAACGCCTTTCTTCACGGCTCGCGAGCGCGCGGCGCTGGAATGGACGGAAGCCGTGACGCTGATTTCCCAAGATCATGTGCCCGACGCTGTGTGGGAAGCCGTCAAGCCGCATTTCAGCGAAGCCGAGCTGGTCGATCTGACGCTGCTGGTTTCGGCGATCAATGCATGGAACCGCTTTGCGATTTCGTTCCGGAAGACGCCGGCGTAG
- a CDS encoding dienelactone hydrolase family protein produces MNTTTGSMVTFSRPDGKELQGYLAAPEKTEGAPAVVVIQEWWGLNDQIRGVADRLAAAGYFALVPDLYRGKSTVEEEEAHHLMDGLDFGDAASQDIRGAVQYLKQRSGRVAVMGYCMGGALTFLTLCQSPEVSAGVVFYGFPPLEYIDASKIKVPVLAHWGTQDAFFAAATVDTLESKLREANVDAEFHRYLAHHAFANETAVGPSRIAGTQYDPVWSQMAWDRTLTFFGRRLWDK; encoded by the coding sequence ATGAACACGACGACGGGATCCATGGTCACTTTTAGCCGCCCGGACGGCAAAGAATTGCAAGGTTATCTCGCGGCGCCCGAGAAAACGGAGGGCGCGCCAGCGGTGGTCGTCATTCAGGAATGGTGGGGCTTGAATGACCAGATTCGCGGTGTCGCGGATCGTCTCGCGGCGGCCGGTTACTTCGCGCTCGTGCCCGATCTGTATCGCGGCAAATCGACGGTCGAAGAAGAGGAAGCCCATCATCTGATGGATGGCCTCGACTTCGGCGATGCCGCATCGCAGGACATTCGCGGCGCCGTCCAGTACCTCAAGCAGCGCTCGGGCCGCGTGGCCGTGATGGGCTATTGCATGGGCGGCGCGCTGACCTTCCTCACGCTATGTCAGAGCCCGGAGGTTTCGGCGGGTGTCGTGTTCTACGGCTTCCCCCCGCTCGAATACATCGATGCGTCGAAGATCAAGGTTCCCGTGCTCGCGCATTGGGGCACGCAGGACGCGTTCTTCGCAGCCGCGACGGTGGACACGCTGGAATCGAAACTGCGCGAAGCGAATGTCGACGCCGAGTTCCATCGCTATCTCGCGCACCATGCGTTCGCAAACGAAACAGCCGTCGGCCCGAGCCGCATCGCCGGCACGCAGTATGATCCCGTCTGGTCGCAAATGGCCTGGGACCGCACGCTGACGTTCTTCGGGCGCAGGCTTTGGGACAAGTAA
- a CDS encoding YoaK family protein encodes MPVDYLRGFTSAARTDAANRRLGLALAGIAGAANAGGFLAIGQYTSHMSGMVSSLADNLALGNLAFVLSAASSIFAFLAGAASSAILINWGRRMGTHSVFAMPLMLEGLLLLCFGILGANLEQHRLLFIPTTVTLLCYVMGLQNAMITKISKAEIRTTHVTGLVTDIGIEIGKGLYWNRGVASTEAGYVGADMRRLGLLASLLGMFLAGGLGGAIAFKQVGFVATVPLAALLLVLAAVPVADDLLRYPRRGR; translated from the coding sequence GTGCCCGTCGACTATCTTCGCGGCTTTACCTCGGCCGCTCGCACCGACGCCGCCAACCGGAGGCTAGGTCTGGCGCTCGCGGGCATCGCGGGCGCTGCGAACGCCGGCGGCTTCCTCGCGATCGGTCAGTACACGTCGCACATGTCGGGCATGGTGTCGTCGCTCGCCGACAACCTCGCGCTCGGCAACCTCGCATTCGTGCTGTCGGCGGCGAGTTCGATCTTCGCGTTTCTCGCCGGCGCGGCGAGTTCGGCCATTCTGATCAACTGGGGCCGGCGCATGGGCACGCATAGCGTGTTTGCGATGCCGCTCATGCTCGAAGGACTGCTGCTGCTGTGCTTCGGCATCCTCGGCGCGAATCTCGAGCAACATCGTTTGCTGTTCATCCCCACCACGGTCACGCTGCTGTGCTACGTGATGGGCCTGCAGAACGCGATGATCACCAAGATATCGAAGGCGGAAATCCGCACCACGCACGTGACGGGACTCGTCACGGATATCGGCATCGAAATCGGCAAGGGCTTGTACTGGAACCGGGGCGTCGCGTCGACGGAAGCGGGTTATGTCGGCGCCGATATGCGCCGGCTCGGTCTGCTCGCTTCGCTGCTGGGGATGTTTCTGGCGGGCGGACTGGGCGGCGCGATCGCGTTCAAGCAGGTCGGCTTTGTCGCGACGGTGCCGCTGGCGGCGCTGTTGCTCGTGCTGGCGGCCGTGCCCGTTGCGGACGATCTGTTGCGGTATCCGCGGCGCGGGCGTTGA
- a CDS encoding class I SAM-dependent methyltransferase, translating to MNTSNDTGFTGSIPEIYERYLVPMLFEPYARDLGSRLGSIRATRVLEIAAGTGVVTRAMADVLPPHVEIVATDLNQAMLDRAAQSGASRRVTWQQADAMQLPFDEGSFDLVVCQFGAMFFPDRPHAYSEMRRVLRSGGVLLFNVWDRIEENTVTETVSAALDTLYPTDPPRFMQRVPHGYSDTRVVARDLANGGFRDQLDIETVAKRGHAESADLAAMAFCQGTPLRGEIEARQGATLDEATSVCAAAIRARFGDSAIDGKLQAHVVTAQR from the coding sequence ATGAACACGTCCAACGACACAGGCTTTACCGGTTCGATTCCGGAAATCTACGAACGCTATCTCGTGCCTATGCTCTTCGAGCCATATGCACGCGATCTCGGCAGCCGGCTTGGATCGATCAGGGCGACGCGTGTGCTGGAGATTGCGGCGGGCACGGGCGTCGTCACGCGGGCGATGGCGGACGTGCTGCCGCCGCATGTCGAAATCGTCGCGACCGATCTCAACCAGGCGATGCTCGACCGCGCCGCGCAGTCCGGCGCAAGCAGACGGGTGACGTGGCAGCAGGCCGACGCCATGCAACTTCCGTTCGACGAGGGCAGCTTCGATCTCGTCGTCTGCCAGTTCGGCGCGATGTTTTTCCCCGACAGGCCGCACGCCTATTCGGAAATGCGGCGCGTGCTTCGAAGCGGCGGGGTGCTGTTGTTCAACGTCTGGGATCGCATCGAAGAGAACACGGTGACGGAGACGGTTTCGGCCGCGCTCGACACGCTCTATCCAACGGACCCGCCGCGCTTCATGCAGCGCGTCCCGCATGGATATAGCGATACCCGCGTCGTCGCGCGCGACCTCGCGAATGGCGGCTTCCGCGATCAGCTGGACATCGAGACGGTTGCAAAGCGCGGCCACGCCGAATCCGCCGATCTCGCGGCGATGGCCTTCTGCCAGGGCACGCCGCTGCGCGGCGAAATCGAGGCCCGTCAGGGCGCGACGCTCGACGAGGCTACGTCGGTGTGCGCAGCGGCGATCCGGGCGCGTTTCGGCGATAGCGCAATCGACGGCAAACTTCAAGCGCACGTCGTTACTGCACAACGTTAA
- a CDS encoding ArsR/SmtB family transcription factor, which yields MANYHVAISDVFQALSDPTRCAIVSALGRGAQTVSVLAQPFDMALPSFMKHLAVLEHSGLIRTHKTGRARTCELLPARLSEAETWLAEQRAVWEARSDRMVEFVEHLHEEEQAHVNRTRRKR from the coding sequence ATGGCTAACTATCATGTAGCGATAAGCGACGTGTTTCAGGCGCTGTCCGATCCGACCCGCTGCGCGATCGTCAGCGCGCTCGGCCGTGGGGCGCAGACTGTCTCGGTGCTGGCGCAGCCCTTCGACATGGCGCTGCCCTCGTTCATGAAACACCTCGCCGTGCTCGAACACAGCGGCCTCATCCGCACGCACAAGACGGGCCGTGCGCGCACGTGCGAGCTGCTGCCCGCGCGGCTGTCGGAAGCCGAAACGTGGCTCGCCGAACAACGCGCCGTCTGGGAAGCACGCTCGGATCGCATGGTCGAATTCGTCGAACATCTTCACGAGGAGGAGCAGGCTCATGTCAACCGAACCCGTCGAAAGCGCTGA
- a CDS encoding SRPBCC family protein: protein MSTEPVESADANDLVITRTLRAPVSALWRAWTEPDLLKQWWCPKPWTTEVRAFDLRAGGAFHTFMQGPDGGASDNPGCFLDIVPHARIVFTSMLTAGWRPNTPWLGFTADIAMSAQGAGSRYVARVMHPDAATRERHEQLGFFDGWNTCITQLDEFALTLAPN from the coding sequence ATGTCAACCGAACCCGTCGAAAGCGCTGACGCTAACGATCTCGTCATCACGCGCACGCTGCGTGCGCCCGTGAGTGCGCTATGGCGCGCGTGGACCGAACCGGATCTGCTGAAGCAATGGTGGTGTCCGAAGCCCTGGACCACGGAAGTCCGAGCGTTCGATCTGCGTGCCGGCGGCGCCTTTCATACCTTCATGCAAGGTCCGGACGGCGGCGCGAGCGACAATCCTGGCTGCTTTCTCGACATCGTTCCGCATGCGCGCATCGTGTTCACGTCGATGCTCACGGCAGGCTGGCGGCCGAATACGCCGTGGCTCGGCTTCACGGCTGACATCGCGATGTCCGCGCAAGGCGCGGGCAGCCGCTATGTCGCGCGCGTCATGCATCCCGATGCCGCGACGCGCGAGCGGCATGAACAGCTGGGTTTCTTCGATGGCTGGAACACCTGCATCACCCAGCTCGACGAGTTCGCGCTCACACTCGCGCCGAACTAG